The nucleotide sequence AATGCTTTAATTATTGAGGTTCCAATTTATCTTTAATATTGAAAAATGACAAATTATAAAAGTTTAAGAATGTGATATATTTGTTTCTTATGTTTCTTATGTTTTTGTTTCCATTGTTCTCATTTCTACATATCGCCATGAGAAGAGATATTTTCACTAGAGTCCAATATAGCAATCAAGGAAAGTCTTAAAGCTAATTCATCTCCATCATCAAATGCAACATCTAATATTCACGGAATTATTTCCTTTTATTCCCTTTAAAAATGTGGTTGAGTAAAGGCGAATTTATGTTGATGTGGACTATCACTTAAAGTTAACTAGGTTTCGTAGTGAATGCTAATTAAAGAATGATAAAGAAATATGTCAATAGAAGTTTTACTCAAAAAAGAAACGATAGATTTAGTTATACAGTAGATAATAAGAATTAAAATGACCTTATCTATTTACTTATATTACTCCGTAACATAATATAATCAAAAGTTTCAAAAACATCTAAGGTGCTCATAAtaatgatgaataaaaaagtgaacaAACTTGCAATAACATTGCATCTCTTGCATATCATCATACAAAAGTGACTCGTAccaaacattttttttaaaacaaacaacTTTTATTAATACCATAAAATATGGGAGATCTTCACGCACTATTTTTTGATCCAAGTACACATTTACCTTATACATTTACAGTTATGCTTCTAGATTAATCTAGtgagtttatattattattttaagtataattaagggtaaaatagATAATTATGTGTATATTGATAAAAAAAATGTAGTGTGTGAGGATAAAGATATACATGGAGCAACATTTTATATTTCAAAATAAACTTTTTATCAAACATGTGAAAATGCAAGTAACTAACATTTTTGATGATAACAATAACCCTTTCTTATTATAATCCAATCTTAAATTTCGATTAGAACACAATAAAAATCACTAAGAAACTGTAAACTGCTTAAACTCTAAAGTTAACTACCTATTGCAATGAGGATTTACTCTAGAAAAACATAAAGAACAACAATTGCATAAAATTAAATTATCATATTCTCCAATATGATCAACAAAGTAGGCTTCTCATTGCTTGTTTCTTCATTACCTTCCCATAAACTCCTCTTCCTAACTTCATTGCTTTCTCCATCTCCAtcattccaccaccaccaccactactccTCTTCAACCCTTCAATAACCACACTTAAAACCCGCTCATCGCCGCCGACCGCCTCAACGACACTCTCAACCACCACGTCCATTGTCGGAACCCTTCTCGCCCACTTCATCATGAACTTTTCGGATACAAAAAGTTCCGAATAAACCTTCCAAAATGAAGCTCTTAAGTATCCCTTTAGTTTACCTCTCACCATCCATCTCTTCATACTTTCTTCTAGTTTATACACCATTGTACCGACATCCGCCCCTATTTCATATCCCATCTCAATCTCACTCATCTCATGTTGTAAAGACATTTCGCTCTCGAATTTGCACCTCTTGCAATGACAATCAAACCCCCAATTCTTTGCCATTTCTTTTCGGGCTTTTAATGGCGAAAACACATCAAAATAGCCCAATGTGATCTCTTCACCTTCTTTTATATTCCTAGAAGCATGAATAATAACATGGTCACCAACATGAAATCTCTTGACATTAGGATGACACGAATGATTAATGAAAGATGCTAAAATCCATATCCCAACACCATGATAATCACCTTTTTTACCCGAAAATTTACTAGAAAATGTTTCTTCAACAAGTGAATTCACATCCAATACACttaacataacattcatatcaatcttTTCAGTCGAATAACTACAATCTTTCTCTGATTCAGGCCTAAAATAACTTATATCAGGAACCTCAAGAGCTTCCTCATTTTCGCCAGATGATAACTTTGAAATTAAACAACGCGTTCTTTGGCAATTCGACGTTGATTCGACAACTTTATCGACAAAATTCTTCCACATTACCAATTGAGAATTTTTACCTGAATCATCTTTATTCGATTCGGGCAGTATCCCTCTTTCAGTTGCAATAGCTTTAGTAACAACCAACAAAGTACCAGAATCAATGTTCTTTGTTGCAACCAATCCCCTGCCACTAATTTCAGATTTCTTGATTTCTATAGCACCAATATACTCTGCTAACTCAGGAAGCTTACCCTTAAACCCATTTGATATCCAATTTGAGAAATCAAATGCCCCAGATCTTGAtaaaaattcaagctttttacatttTTCTAAATACCCATTTAAGGTTTCAGAATCTACATTATTGGGGTTATCAAGATTTGCAATCTTGAAACAATTTAAAGCCATACTGTATCCATCCAAATTAAGCAGGATCTTACCTTTACACATTAGGGTTTTAAAATGGGTGTTGTCAATCTTCAACGCTTCATCACAATCTCGTAAAGCTCCATCGAAATCGCGAGTTCTAGACCTTGCTTCGGCTCGATTTGAAAAGGCTAAACAGAGAGATCTTTGGAGTTTTGGGTCGGGTCGGGTTTGAAGATTTGAAATGTGGGTTTGGCAGAGTGAGATGAATTGAGAATATGTTTGAATTGATTGTTCCCATTCTTCTCTAAGAAGGAAATCATTGGCTACGTATCTGAGATTTTGCATTATTTCATCATTTGTGTTTTGTTGTTTTTCTGATTCTTTCATGTTCATATGTGGTTCAAATATTTTGTTTGTGTGCTTTTGTGTTTTGGGTGTTCGTATATTTGAAATAAAGAAAGAAGAGTAACGGTCATATTAGTTAACTACTAGTCAATACTGCTTCTGTTATAAAAATTTCAATTTCAAatattaaatacggagtaaaaaaatAAAGATGCTTTTCTGTAGATCCAAAACGGTCGAGTTAATATGATCTCATTTATATCTAACTTTATAAGTTAGATATTATTCCGCAGGATTTAGGAAATTCTACTCTTATATTCAATTGTGTTTGgttttatatttattttagtaaagTATTCGTATGATTATAATCACGTTTTTTAAATCAATATGTACGACGTAATCATGTGTTTTGCAAacatgtaagtttttatataagttaAAAAAAGGTGAATTTAATGAATATGTAATTTTTTAAAGAGAAATATTCATTTGAATTCTTAATTTAAGTTGAGATCTAATGGATAAATTTCAGTTTTTAAATCAATTGCACATGATTTCTCGTCACCTTCAAATTGTGGGGAACTGCAATAGTACGTTcatgttcttcatcaccttcagaTTGTGGTTCAACAGTACGTTCATCACCTTCAAATTGTGAATTCTTTTCATGATGATTCTTACAATGAATTGAGCTGAAATACATGATCGGTGGCGGaagaattattttttttttcaacggGGGTGAAATTTTTGTTTAAAACGTACGAATTTTTTTGGtgaaatatggaggtttttgggcaaaatttggatGTTTTTTTTGAGAATattttgaagattttggggcaaaatatgtaggttttgaggTAAAAACAAATCAACTTGGGGTAAAGTTGAAACATTCGATATTTTGACACTAAAAATTGCTGAAAACTGCAAATTCACTGGAGCCGGGCGCCCCCTTCCCCTACATAAAGCCACCCATGTACATGACCTATATCATAATCCTAAACCTCGTTCATCATCAAATTGAATTAACATCAACAGATTTGAAGCTATTTGATTCGTATTTTTCGTTCTTCAAAAAGTCAAGGCGATTAGGTCTCCGGATCAATTAGGAACGATATGAGGAAATGTGAAAATGTAGAAGTGTTCACAATCTCATCGTGAAACTATCTATAAAATCTCAGTTCCTAAATCGAagaaacgaattcgaatttcaagGTAAAAGATTCGAGAAAAAAGTCAACTGTTTGTGTTCATCATTAAATTCATGAATTATGTTCATCAATAAATATACGTCCAATCAGGAGTGGTAACTTATAGACATAAGGGCTAGAGTAATGATTTCTTAGTTCGGCATCACTACTTTTTGCAAACCAGCACAACCGAACTggagggacttaatgatacgcataacgaATACCTCAAACTGTTAAACGTAAATCACATAAGTATACTACTAACGGCAGACGGAAGTCAGATGACGTTTTACGCAACGTCATTAACCTAGCCGTTCGTAAGACCGGAATTATCGTCCATGACTGTCAACGACCCTGGACGAAGGCGATGTACTGATGTAAGCCCGCTTATAGGCAGTGCGTGCACATAAGACGCAACATCCGGTAGTACgcgtgatcaatcctagattatccaattaaggctaatcaaggattgagtgcaatgagggggtataatggatgtcgattaggattttgagaccttattgtcatatttcgttaagtgttaaacgatcaacaaccatgtcccggtcttcgtaaattaccttagccaacaaagatcaagtctcgggCGAATTCACAAGAGAGATCAATATGGCCAGGGCAatccttccagaatcaacaacctcaaatgagaggccaagctccctatttataggaagTAAGATGCAcgcgcacttaggcattccgcacaagtactgcgagaagcctacgcactctttaatattccGCGCAGTCCCACCGCGTACATTTATACTTACCGCGGTTTAATATCTTGTGTCTTTTGCCTTTAAATagcttttcgcactaaaaatatacatatacatgtgtatgtatatgatcaagtccccccgtttattgtgttacatttttGCAAAAAATTGTAAGACAGTAAACTCCAAAAAATAAAAAATTGCAGTTCGTCTGTCTCTATCAAAAGTTTACGTACAACTTCACGCACAGTTGCATTATACCTTGCGGAATGCAACGGCTATATGCTTTCTTAACGGCTACTTTTATATTCGTTGACTAAACATCATTGCGTTTATAACCATTACATTGAGTTGTTTAAGATTTTAATCTTCACTCTATATAGGTTTCAATCACCATTTCATCAAACACACTTTATCACATTCATTTTTCTTTCTCGTTTGCATTACTCTTCAACACTTTCTTCCCTTATCATCTTACTCTTTTCACAAGTAGTTTACACTTGCATTAATCACCACTATGAAGGTTTCAGAAATTGAGAAGAAAGATGACACAAAACAATTTCTTGCTGAAAGACTAAAAAGTCCAGAATCAAGAACGTCAAAATCTGCGCTTAAGTATCCTGTTACTGGCGCAGTAACTGAAACCCCAAACAAGCGTAAAGCTACATCTCCTCTAATTGGTTCTACTGCAAAAAGGATTACTCGATCCAGCTCAGTTACCCCTACTGAACCCGAGATTGGTAATTTTGTACATTTTTCATTTTGTTATTTTCGCATTGAGCAATACCTATAGTATACTTATCCTAACGTATCTGTTTATTATTCATTTTCAGCGGAAACAACTGTAACTCCGCCGCCGTCAACACAATTAAGTTCACCTCCGATATTTGATCTTTCCAAATATGAAGATCTCTGGCACACTCCACCCAGCACATTAAAATCCATAAAAGTGGATGGCCTTCAAGGCTACCTGTGCGCATCTCCAGAAGTTGCTCTAGATCAAAGGCAGCATATGAAATTAGCCCTCCCCCATGAATTCAGCACTGAATTCAGCAAACTTTCGCATGGTGATGCGTTAACTGTTTTGTGCAAAAAAAATTCATGACATTTGCATCTGCGTTTGATGCAATGTCTCGTCAAGATAAATTTCTTGATTTTTTGAAAAAGGAGCAATCCAAACTTGCGACTGCTCAATCCAAAATTTTCGCCAAAGAAAAACAACTATCATACGTCACTGCGGATCTGCAAACAACTAAACAGTCTGGGGAGGATTTGAAAAAAGAATTGTCCGAAAAATCCATTGAAAAGGACAATCTTCAAGTGGCACATGATATCATGAAAAACAAACTTGTTCAATCTCAAGCTGACTTGAATGCAGCCATAACCACAAAAACAACTGTGGAATCTAATTTCGCCAAACTTCGCGAACATTTGCCCGTGTTTGGGTAAAAAATTATGGATTCACGCCCTGTTTCTCAGCGATTTGAAACATATGTTACAGCGTTACAGCAACTTAAGCGGGTCAACCGGAGCCGATGCCGGAATACATTGAAAAGCTCATTTGCCCTCTTGAAGAAGCAGAGGAAATGCTCGTTTTGGCGAAAGAAGGAATTCGTGAAATTCTTATTCCAAAACTGAACGCCATAAGTCAAGATAAAAATGCTCCCGTCAAAGACATCATTAAACTAGACTTAGACAGTTAGGAATAGGATTTCACAACGCAAGCGCAACAATAAGCGCATTTATCATATTTGTTGTACTTTCCCAGTAACTTCCGCGGCATTTTAATAAAATTTTCTATTTATCAATTGCAATTGTTATTATTTATATGGCACTTAAGAATAATATCCATAattactagcattgtcctttgcaatttcattgttcattattgtgcacataacaaacaattactttatgcgaaacaacctATATGCATGTGCTTTatgcacattatgaatcttctaagtccaccAAAATGATCCTTAGGAACAAATGTGTGTTTTGTACGAAGCATCCAAGTATGGCTAGATCAAATACGTTGGGCAAAAATTTTCAAGTCTCATTCTTTTCGCAAACACTTTGAATTATTTTATTAACTATCAAGTGGTCTTTACCATCACTTGTACAATTGCAAGCTTGTTACTTATGCCAtgtttccgatgatgttatagaaattacctcgacccaatttaataaagcgaaagaaaataataagggaaaaggtataaaaatagagaaacccgattccaaccccgatgaactttatatgtatcgacaacatccgtatttcctaaaatgtaacaatgacccgggaacctctaaaccaccaggtttttctaaaccattatggaaaacgacggctcgtattagaggatcattatatatccctagaaaattaggaaaacgaaccaaatccgaagaaaaagaaaccatTGATTCAgagtagagggttgtaatcatgttgtgtattatatgtattgtagtgtgcttgtacttttatgttctatgtaaaaaaattgcttgtattgtttgttaattatcttttacgaatctaatccttgtctattttatagtataaaaacacaaaatggacgttaaggatagacaaccaaaaattttagaagacctaccagaagatatgattgatgaaatcttgtctagagtcgtgcagaattcatcagcataattagttacggcaaaattagtttgtcaaatgtttgaaagacatttcaggcatgccttagtatataaaaggctttcctttgaaagatggggtatatcacattggggagactttaagttacgccaagttttctttaaggcatttagtgcgggaaacccagatgcaattttacactacgggttacgaacctattttgactcaacatatcccaacataggactccgttctttagaaagagcttctaacatgcaacataaagaagcatgttatgcttacgggttagtgatgttcgcttcttaccaatgtgaaaaaaagaacatcggattgcaacttttaaataaaaccttcccacaagtgacggattcagtagttggggtgagaaacaaggtttttagattattatgcggctgttggacattacgaaaccctcgtccttttaacgacattacaacatgctgcctagccaatggtcataacggttattttccacaagaccaagcatgggaagtcgtcttagtaaaaccagaatgcatgacttgtttttggacttatgaattacgtgtctttatttcctttgctgaacaacttgcgtattaactaggtttatcttcaaaactgtcctgtatcaaagtgtactatatttcatgttatatgtattatagcgaagttgtaagtttgaagaatatttgtatgtgatatattattataatcagtttttcatatggaattgtagtagttgaattgtatattagctactaagtatgaacttaatgggtaggtagtacccgaatttaaacttataaaacgctaatatgaagaaaaagcttttataaatgagttcatattatgatacgaaatactattgactactcttaatattctgtatgattaactcgattcagttggatattttgaaggaaatggcactgactactcgacacaccatgaatatgagcgaagaggaattccgtacctttcttgctgcaaacatagtcgcagtacaggctgcgctacataccaacaataactctgaatctagcaatgcagctaacggtgcaagaaatcgtgtaggatgctcctacaaagaattcactgcctgcaaacctttagaatttgatggagccgaaggaccaattggattgaaacggtggaccgagaaagtcgaatcggtgtttgccataagtaagtgtactgaagaggacaaagttaagtacgctacgcataccttcacaggtactgcattaacgtggtggaacacctatcttgaacaggtaggacaaaatgctgcttacgcactaccgtggtcagcattcaagcaattgatgaacgagcagtaccgtcctagaaacgaagtcaataaactcaaggcagaacttagagagttacgaacacaagggttcgatgttaccatatatgaacgatgattcacagagttgtgcctattgtatctgagagcattcaaagatgaagaagagaatatcgacgcgtttgtaaaagggttaccagtaaggattcaagaagatatgagttcacacgagcccgcttctatacagaaggcaagtcgaatggctcataaactcataaatcagattgagggaagaattaaagagcaggcggccgaagaagtcaacacgaaacaactcaagaggaagtgggaggaaaacggtgacaagagtcaccagtacaacaacaacaacaattacaaccacaatcgcaacaactatcccaacaaccgcaataacaatcgcaacaataaccgcaatcctaacaataactacaacaaacatcccaacatcaacaacaactacaacaaccgtttcaacaataataacaatcccaacaacaacctcaataacaacaatggcaataaaaaccaaaaacagccatgtcataggtgtgaagaaaatcatcaggggttttgcacgacattttgcaacaggtgtaaaagaaatggtcatagcgcgacaaagtgtgaggtctacggaccaaactttaatagaactaaaggaacaaataatgtcggaacaagtaatgccgaaacgaatagtgtcggagcaagtaataccaacgctgtttgttataaatgtggaaaaccgggccacattattagaaattgcccgaatcaggggaatactaatgagcagggccgtggaagagttttcaatattaatgcggcagaagcacaggaagacccggagcttgttacgattacgtttcttattgatgataaatctgcttatgttttatttgatttgggtgcggatagaagctatatgagtagagaattttgtgctaaattaagttttctattgacgcctttggatagtaaatttttactcgaattagcaaacggtaaattaatttcagcagataatatatgtcgggagagagaaattaaactgggggttgAAACGTTTAAAAGTGATTTAATACTAGTcgagttagggaattttgatgtaataattggcatggactggttgaaaaaggtgagagcagaggtcgtttgttacaaaaatgcgattcgcattatgcgtgaaaaaggaaagcctttaatggtgtacggagaaaagaacaacgtgaagttaaaacttattagtagtttgaaggcgcaaaaactaataagaaaaggttgttacgttattctagcacacatcgaggaagttaaacctaaagaaaagaacatcagtgatgttcccgtcgcaaaagaattttccgatgtatttccgaaagaattaccgagattacccccacatcgatctgttaaatttcaaatagaccttgtaccaggagctgcaccaatagctcgtgctccatacagactcgcacccagcgaaatgaaagaattacaaagtcagttacaggaacttttagaacgtggtttcattcgaccaagtacatcaccatggggagctccttttttgtttgtcaagaagaaagatggtacattcaggttgtgtatcgactaccgagagttgaataaacttaccatcaagaaccgttacccattaccgagaatcgatgacttatttgatcaactacaaggct is from Rutidosis leptorrhynchoides isolate AG116_Rl617_1_P2 chromosome 10, CSIRO_AGI_Rlap_v1, whole genome shotgun sequence and encodes:
- the LOC139873435 gene encoding methyltransferase FGSG_00040, which produces MNMKESEKQQNTNDEIMQNLRYVANDFLLREEWEQSIQTYSQFISLCQTHISNLQTRPDPKLQRSLCLAFSNRAEARSRTRDFDGALRDCDEALKIDNTHFKTLMCKGKILLNLDGYSMALNCFKIANLDNPNNVDSETLNGYLEKCKKLEFLSRSGAFDFSNWISNGFKGKLPELAEYIGAIEIKKSEISGRGLVATKNIDSGTLLVVTKAIATERGILPESNKDDSGKNSQLVMWKNFVDKVVESTSNCQRTRCLISKLSSGENEEALEVPDISYFRPESEKDCSYSTEKIDMNVMLSVLDVNSLVEETFSSKFSGKKGDYHGVGIWILASFINHSCHPNVKRFHVGDHVIIHASRNIKEGEEITLGYFDVFSPLKARKEMAKNWGFDCHCKRCKFESEMSLQHEMSEIEMGYEIGADVGTMVYKLEESMKRWMVRGKLKGYLRASFWKVYSELFVSEKFMMKWARRVPTMDVVVESVVEAVGGDERVLSVVIEGLKRSSGGGGGMMEMEKAMKLGRGVYGKVMKKQAMRSLLC